The DNA segment AGCCTAGAgctgtgcctggggctggggtttgctgcaggcagtgacctGCGCCCTTCTCGCTGCAAACAAAAGGTGCATTGGGTTGTGTCGCTCTGACAGCTGGGCGAGCTCTTCTCTCCTAGGCCATAGGAAAGGCATTGGCGTCTCCCTGCGTCTGTCCCTGCTCCGCCACAGGCGCCTGTTGCCTGATGCTTGACGTCGTGTAGTGACCTTCAATAAACCACACGTGGCTCTTGGATTCTTTGCGCTGGcttttattccaaaattatcattatttaaacaaaacagaGGGCGGAGCTCCCCCGTCTTTTCCCAATGGTCCCGTCCCCGTGCTCCCCCCGCCTCCTTTCCCGTGGTCTCGCCCGTGGAGCTCCGCCTGGAGCGCCGCCTGCCGCCGCGCGCGGTGACGTCACCGCTGCCTCAGCCCGCCTTTTCCGTCACGGCGCTGCGGGGTGTGGCGTCACTTCCGGCCGCCGCCTGCCGGCGCGGAGCGCGGCCGCCATGTCCACATCGCTGGGCTCCAACACCTACAACCGCCAGAACTGGGAGGATGCGGTGAGCGGCGCCGCGGGGGCCGGCAGGAGCGGGCCTGGCCCGGCGGGGCCCTGCTCCGccgcgggaggggcggggcggcaGCGCCGCGAGGCGAGCAGAGCGCGGggaggcggccccggggctgggacctTCTCTGGGGACCCGCGCTGGGGACCGGCCCTGGGGACCGGCCGTCCTCCCTGGGGACCGGCCGTCCTCCCTGGGGACCCGCCCCCTGCGGCCGAGCCGCCCCGGAGGGCTCCACCGCGGTTCCCCGGCTCTCCTTTCGGGCAGAGGGGACGAGCTGCTCCCCCGCGCCGCgctgcaggggctgtggcagctgcGGGGCCCGAGCTGGGCCCCTCGAGTGCCCCTGGCCGCGTCCCCTCCAGCTGGAGCCCTTCCCGAGTGGGCCCAGTGCATACAGTCGCTGCTGAGGCATCACGGGGGCCATGTCACCTGCTGCAGTCCAGGCACTGACAGCTTCAGATCTTAATAATCtctttttatttgcttattttaagTTTTACAACAAGCTGCAATAACAACCATAGTATGATTCTATATTAATTTCGGTCTGGGTCGTGGCTTGCAGCTCTCCCGGTGTCTCTGAATCCATTTGCATCTTTTAATCATCTGATGAGTTAAACTAGATCATTTTTCAGAGTGTAACTTGAATGCTGTTGTGATGGCAGAGCTTGTGacaaattcccaattttcttcTTGCTCAATTCAGGACTTCCCTATCCTGTGCCAGACGTGTCTTGGAGAAAATCCCTATATCCGGATGGTATGTGCCTCTTGGAGCCTGCAGTCCTTCCCTCTCTCTGTGGTGGCCCTAAAACTGTGGGCTTGGGACTGAAATCGGGCTGGGTGCAGGAGGAGATGCTGTGCACACTCCTGAACAGCTGGTTCTGCACAGCAGGGTCTGGTTCCAGCTGCTGTTGGTGTGTAATCTCACAGTTAGGGTGTGAATTAAGAACAAATCAATCACGAAGGTGAGGAGATTACCCAGCCCAATGTCTGGAGTACAGGAAACagtagaaaatgaaatttttgtaTTGGCAAGCTCCAACATGGACAGCTGTGAGGTGCTCAAATTCTAATCAGTGCAATTTCTAAAATGTGACAGACATGCACCTCTAAAGTCAAGTTAAAGGTAACTTAGGAAGGTAGCTTAAGTTCCTGCTTGTTTTCCTGGGTTTGCTTTGTGCAGGGTGAGTCAGTCCATGTTCTGTTGCTTTTCTCTGCCTGCCCGGGTTGCCCATGACCTACATTGACATTATCTCCTTCACATTCGTGTTCCACAAAGTTTGCTGAGGGAGATTGGGCTGTTCTTGTGAAACATAACCCTGATGCTACTGTAGGGGATATTTCTAAACCCGTTTGTTTCCATGAGTTATTCAATGTAGCATCATCTCGCCTTAAAAAGAGCTATTAATGCTCCTTTTCATTCTCACCTTTCATCAGTACAGGAGGTGGGACTTAAAGTACTCTGTTTTTAATTGAAGTTTCTAAACCAAAAGTGTATTGAGAGTATTTAGGATTTGTATTTTTTGTCCTGTTGACTGTCCAAGGTGTAAGCCAAATACTTAGGGATGAGTGAGTCTAAATGCAGCATAATTATGAAAAAACCTACTGTGTTACAACATCAATGATATGTTCCATGTTTTACGTTGAATTGGTGAAGCTTcatggttttttattttttatatttcagaccaaagaaaaatatggaaaagaatGCAAGGTATGTTTGTGTGTTTTGACGAAAGATAGTCAAAATCAGTGCAGATCTAGGAACAATTCATCTTAAAGATTAAAAACCTGTCAGCTTCAGAAGAGTGCTTATCTGGGTTAACTTAAAATGTTTATGTAACTACATACATTTTTAGGTTAGTCTGCTGTGCTTGTTAGAGTCAGTTGGTCCTAAAATAGTAAAATTATTGAGTAAATCCTGAGTCTGTAAACAAATCTTGATGTTTATCAGAATGAGGTTTTGCAAATACTGTTGTACTATATGTGAAGTTATTGCAGGATTTAAAATGATCCATGTCTTCTTGggtgagtttgtttttttttactgagaaGTGCAAAATACCTGGAGTTTGGGTTTTACTATGTATGTTATTCATGTTATTTGGTGATTTGTGTTGTCTGCCCAAGAAATAAGCCACAATTATTTCCAAGAGCAAGAAACAATCAGTGTTGCCTGGACTGAGGGAAATTAAAGGAGGCTTTTACCCTTTTATCAGTTTCCATCTGAGGTAGTAGAGAAAAGGTATAATTTGGAGTCTGTACATATTGAGATTGTATTGTGTACTCAAGGTGTACATGCAGAGGAAGCAAATGCCTCATTCCATGAGATAAGAGGGAGCATCACTCTTCTGCACCAAAGCTGTCATAAGCTCTTCCAGgttgctgctgtgctggtgcctgATATACCCATTGTTGTAATTCATCTCTAGAAGCTCCACACTGACATCACCTGGAATCAAAGAGAATTTGTAGATCTTTGAGTAGATCTGCACTTGGATTAttgcattaaataaaaagaaaagcagcaacaaaaaaaaaaccaaccaaaacaaaacaaaaatttctcTAAAACTTTTTGTTGTCAAAgtaaaaccccaaataaaaacaaatattttatgagCTCCGAGTCTTAGCTTTAGGACAAAGGAGTTGTATTTATGGTTTGGAGAAGCTGGATGAGTTTGGAGTTTGTTTCCATGCAAGAAGCAGAATGGCAGCTCTGTGTAGAGTGAACCCAGTGCCACCCTTGTGTCCCAGATTTGTGCCAGGCCCTTCACGGTGTTCCGCTGGTGCCCCGGGGTGCGGATGCGCTTCAAGAAGACAGAAGTGTGCCAGACCTGCAGCAAGCTGAAGAATGTCTGTCAGACCTGCCTGCTCGACCTGGAATATGGTGTGTACCCAAAAACCTGATCCAAGACAGGGGGCTGCCCTCTGAAGTGGGAGCTGGTGAAATCACTTTAAATGTGTGCATGTTATTGTCACTGGACAGTCTTTGAGAAGGACAGGTCTTGGTGGTCATATCTCTTCAGAGGTTCAAGTGCAGAGTTGTTTCCCTGAGCAGCAGATGATTTACCTCTGGTCACTGCAGGTTGCAGAAATAACTGTTTCTGCTCTTTCAGCTTGTTCTTCATATGgattggttggggtttttttgtttcattttaggTTTGCCTATCCAAGTCCGGGATGCAGGACTCTCCCTTAAGGATGAAATGCCTAAATCTGACGTCAACAAAGAATACTACACCCAGAACATGGAGCGAGAGGTAAGTGTAGCCAGCCATGATCATGCTTTTTGGGTGGCTGTGTGTGGGGAGGAAAGGGCAGCAATGACCTAGCTTCTCTTAAAACCTCATGCTTGCTCTGATTCTGTGCATTAGTGTTCAGTGCTGATATACACATTATTTGTGTTCTACCTGCTTTTAGATAGCCAATTCTGATGGCACTAGACCAGTTGGTGCACTAGGAAAAGCTACTTCTACCAGTGACATGCTGCTGAAGCTGGCCCGAACCACTCCATACTACAAACGCAACCGTCCTCACATCTGTTCCTTCTGGGTAAAAGGAGAGtgcaagagaggagaggagtgTCCCTACAGGTACAGACACAGCTTGGACAGTCCATCTGTTCACCACGGTCAGATGCAGCTTCCCTTGGAGATGCTGCAGTGGGCAGGAGACACTGCAGTGATTTGGGTCAGGGCAAAACTTGAATCCAGTGCCAGCAAATGAATCTCTGTGGTAGCCATTTGGTTTGTGAGAAGTTGGCTGTGTCCTTTGCCAAAGCAGTGACTGCAGCTCTTGTGTAGTcaatttttcccctttgtgGCGTCAGTCCCCTCAAGCAGAGATCTTTGTATTTGAACAAGAGGCTGTTTCAAACCCAGCTCTTGTGTTTTGTAGTGCTGAGTGTTGAGCTGTCAGAAGCACCATTCATTCAGAACTTGACGCAGTCCTGGCTGCAGTTGAAGTTTTCAGGGCTTTGTTCCATTTTGGCATGTTTATGTGGACAGGGTTAAGAGTATAATTGACCTGAGGATTTGAGAAGGGAAACTGGCAGCTACAGTAGTTTTAATCCATTCAGTCATCCTTGATGCTATAAAATGCTTTGTTTACTGAACCTTAGACATGAGAAACCTACAGATCCAGATGATCCTCTGGCTGACCAGAACATCAAAGATCGTTACTATGGAATTAATGATCCTGTGGCTGACAAGCTTCTGAAACGAGCATCAACCATGCCCCGTCTAGATCCTCCTGAAGACAAGACTATTACTACACTGTATGTTGGAGGCCTTGGAGATACCATCACTGAATCAGATCTAAGGTGTGTTGGTGAATTTGTATTCCCCTTGCCTTTTTGTTTGACACTTTGATAATGGCTC comes from the Lonchura striata isolate bLonStr1 chromosome 15, bLonStr1.mat, whole genome shotgun sequence genome and includes:
- the RBM22 gene encoding pre-mRNA-splicing factor RBM22, coding for MSTSLGSNTYNRQNWEDADFPILCQTCLGENPYIRMTKEKYGKECKICARPFTVFRWCPGVRMRFKKTEVCQTCSKLKNVCQTCLLDLEYGLPIQVRDAGLSLKDEMPKSDVNKEYYTQNMEREIANSDGTRPVGALGKATSTSDMLLKLARTTPYYKRNRPHICSFWVKGECKRGEECPYRHEKPTDPDDPLADQNIKDRYYGINDPVADKLLKRASTMPRLDPPEDKTITTLYVGGLGDTITESDLRNHFYQFGEIRTITVVQRQQCAFIQFATRQAAEVAAEKSFNKLIVNGRRLNVKWGRSQAARGKEKDKEGTTESGIKLEPVPGLPGALPPPPAAEEEASANYFNLPPSGPSAVVNIALPPPPGIAPPPPPGFGPHMFHAMGPPPPFMRAPGPIHYPSQDPQRMGAHAGKHSSP